The genomic stretch CCGCAGATTCCTCCTATGCCCATAAAAAACCCTATTGCACTGATGATCATTTTGTCGCCGCAGATTCCTCTTATGTTCATAAAAAACCTCATTGCACTGATGATCATTCTGCTGCAGATTCCTCCTATGCCTATAAAAAACCTCATTGCACTGATGATCATTCTGCCGCCGCAGATTCCTCCCATGCCCATAAAAAACCACATTCCACTGATGATCATTCTGTTGCAAATTCCTCCTATGCCCATAAAAAACCCCATTGCACTGACGATCATTCTGTCGCCGCAGATTCCTCTTATGCCCATAAAAAAACTCATTGCATTGATGATCATTCTGCCGCCGCATATTCCTCCTATGCCCATAAAAAACCTCATTGCACTTATGATCATTCTGCCGCAGATTCCTTCTATGTCCATAAAAAAACTCATTCCACTGATGATCATTCTGCTGCAGATTCCTCCTATGCCCATAAAAAACCCCATTGCATTGATGATCATTCTGCCGCAGATTCCTCTTATGCCCATAAAAAACCTCATTGCACTAATGATCATTCTGCCGCAGATTCCTCCCATGCCCATAAAAAACTCATTGCACTGACGATCATTCTGCCGCAGATTCCTCATATCCCCATAAAAAAACCTATTGCACTGATGATCATTCTGCCACATATTCCTCCTATGCCCATAAAAAACCTCATTGCACTGATGATCATTCTGCTGCAAATTCCTCATATGCCCATAAAAAACCTCATTGCACCGATGATCATTCTGCCGCAGATTCCTCCTATGCCCATAAAAAAACTCATTGCACTGATGATCATTCTGCCGCAGATTCCTCCTATTCCCATAAAAAACCTCATTGCACGGATGATCATTCTGCTGCAGATTCCTCCTATGCCCATAAAAAAACCTATTGCACTGATGACCATTCTGCCACATATTCCTCCTATGCCCATAAAAAAACCCATTCCACTGATGATCATTCTGCCGCAGATTCCTCTTATGCCCATAAAAAACCTCATTGCATTGATGATCATTCTGCCGCAGATTCATCTTATGCCTATAAAAAAACCCATTGCTCCTATGCCCATAAAAAAACCCATTCCACTGATGATCATTCTGCCGCAGATTCCTCTTATGCCCATAAAAAACCTCATTGCATTGATGATCATTCTGCCGCAGATTCATCTTATGCCTATAAAAAAACCCATTGCACTGATGATCATTCTGCTGCAGATTCCTCCTATGCCCATAAAAAACCTCATTGCACTGATGATCATTCTGCCGCAGATTCCTCTTATACCCATAAAAAAACTCATTACATTGATGATCATTCTGCCGCAGATTCCTCCTATGCTCATAAAAAAAACCATTCCATTGATGATCTAGATGATCATTCTGCTGTTGATTCCTCTTATACTCATGAATATCCTTGTTCAACCGATTTAGATGCTCATTCCGCCGCAGATTTCTGGGATACTGATGAATATCCtcaacaaactgatctagatcCTCATAAAAATCGTCATTCGACTCCCCATCCGACTGATCATCATCATATTCATATGAGTGATTACTTATTTGATCTTCAGGCAAATTGTTTTCAAGTGAAACATTATTCACCTCTTGCAAATCCTCATTCAATTGATTTTCATCAGAATTCTACAAGAAAAAAATAGTTAATGCAACCACATTAATAACCATAATAAGCAACAAAGAATTGAGCATTAACATATATATTCTGAATCAAGAACATacaaactaaaataaaaaagacaaATAACATACCATATTTAGCTAAAAATAGATGATAATCGATTAACTGCAAAAGGAAAACAAAAACAACTATAAGCAACATAAAATAACTAGCAATAATCAAGTTTCATATATAGAACATTATCATCGCACTAACCTTGGAATTAGAAAAAACCAACGAGTATTGTTAAGCGAAGAAAGTCCAGTGGTTTGAAGAAAATTTTTAGCTCAGAAACAAATAGTGGTTTGAGAATAAGGTTTTAACTAGTTTATATAATGGCACGTGAGAGGTTCAAAGGAATCCTAATAAACCCATTATTTTATGTCTTAAAATTCTTAAATTTGTTATTCTTAATAATATAGTTATTTCAGAAGATTTATCTTATTTATTCATGgatataatttatttttttagatttattaaataattaatctaTCTTATATGATAATAAGTCATATAcatttattatttaaaaaattaaaaaaaaattgtaattTATAAATAGAATCAAAGAgaatattaaaaaataaatttaagtAAAAAGAAGTGATatattaataatataaattaattttatacCATTAATGTGTATACCACCAagtttaaaattttaaattatttatatgGCATATTAGAATGATATATTCTTACAATGTCACTAAatctaaaatataaatattttgtTTTATCTAAAATATAAAAGTTCTTAAATAATTTAATTTCTAAATAATGTTTAgcaattttttatatttattttttaattatttaataaaaacTAATATTTCTGCCTCTAACTACTAGAAAAATCTAAACTTCATTcttcaaaaatatattttatagGTCCCTTCAATTAgttaataaaattaatttaaatattaaaatattatttcCTTAATGCACtattaaaaatatatatagaatgtattttaaattcaatattaatgtttaaatttattgattttaattactATTTTATTAATGGAAATattgttgttttatttattttaattttatatattttataaatATAATCTATAACATTATACTTTTCAATTGAACACTAAATTTTATAATAAAAACATTAAATATTTATGTATTAAATTTGACATTGATTATGCTCCCAATTTAAAAATATAAAACTTTTCCATTAatcaaatcaaaatataaaataataCCTCTTTGGCAGATCGTTTTCTAATTTTCttttataaatatttaatttgatgAAAATTTGAAAGGTTAGTTGTTcatttaataaaattaaattcAATAATAAATTAAAGATTAGTTGCcgtaaaaaaaattaaataatcacatttttcaataataatttttttcataagaatttctcaaatgctcatcttttaaataaaaaatattctTGCTCACGATTCCAATCAATTAGATTGGCGTCCACATTTAACATTTTAGAAGGTAAATTAGGCTCATTGACGCCTTCATTAGCCAAGTCAGTCCAATTGACGCATATTTTTTGTTCTTCAAAAAGAGCGTTAATTCATTTGACGCTTCTCTTGTTTGCTTTTTAATTGGTAATCAAAATTGTATTTTGATAATATTGTTTTTGTATAAATTGAGGTGTATAAATTGAGGTGTGATGTGAATTATTTTTTTCTCACATTTTCTTCATTTGTTTTAACATGAGTAGTAAAAGACATGAACATGTTTTTCATTCGAGAACTAAGTCTCTGATGAAGATGTGTTTTTGAGTTAACTGGAGTTTCGGACAACTTGAGAGGAATTTGATCCCCTGGTTAGACAGGGAGATTAACGATGGTGAAAGAGTTAGAAGAACTGACAGACTTGTTTCGTACATCTCTATTCTAGATGACAATGATGGTATCCAAGTTGTGTGTGCGGTTATCACGtgattaatatatatatatatatatatatatatatataatctacTGAGATTTCAATGTGAAACTTTTAGCTCTCACACAGTACTCTTTTGTgtgaaatatatatatatatatatatatatatatatatatatatatatatatatatatatatatatttatatttatatttatatatatatatatatatatatatatatatatatatatatatatttatatttatatttatatatatatatatatatatatatatatataaatataaatatatatatatatatatatatatatatatatatatatatatatatatatatatatatttatatttatatatatatatatatatatatatatatataaatataaatataaatatatatatatatatatatatatatatatatatatatatatatatatatatatatatatatatatttcacACAAAAGAATACTGTGTGAGAGCTATAAAAAGTTTCACATTGAAATATCAGTTGATTATACCGTTGTTCGTACTGATGTAATGAGGTATGTCATTGTGTCGTAACGTGTTCTGTATGTTCTGCCTGATAGCATCTTCCTGGAAGAGAAATAATTCTTGGGAGATAGGTTATATGGATCCATCTCACACTTGAATTATCACCAATCCAATGCAGAAAAATCGTAAACTAAGCTATCAGATAATTTGCCAAGAAATATTGCCTCTCATTAGCAAGAATTCGTCAttgaaggtgagtataataatctCCCATATCGTTACACGATATAATATACTCCTTCATACAGGAAGACATGTATAGTGAGAAATAAGGTTGTTGAACGAGTATATGGAAATAaggaggattcatacaaagaacTTCCACAATAATTTGGTGGCACTTAAGCATTATGCTCCAAGAACTATTGAAATTTTGGAGACATTGTCGACATTTACCCCGGACAGAACTTGTGTTAGTGAAAATAGAATATTTCATCGACTCTTCTGGACGTATgaccatgcatcaaaggttttgcgTTTTGaaaacctattattcaaattgatggaacatggttaatATTTTCTGATTGTATTAGCTCTGATTGAAGGGTCTATTGGTGGATCGAGTTTCTTTCTTAAGAATCTCCAATTACATGTTGCTACACAACCCAACCTATTACATCCATCTATTGAGAGTTCATACAATAACCTTGATAATGGTTGGCAAGATCCTCTTTTTACGCGtgtctactgcattagacataCCATACAAAACTtcatgcgggagatcaaagacaagatgCTTCGGGAAAAAGTTGTGAACGTATGGTATACATTAACAGAACCATCGTTCCAACACTACCACGAAGAGGTCAGATTGACAAATGCAAATGCGTTAAGATGGATCGATAATATTCTAGTGAAGAAGTGGACTAGTATATTCGATAATGGTCAACGATGAGgtcacatgacaacaaatcttgttgaatcatgaactctgtcttcaaaggcacAGAAACCTATCGATAACCACTTTGGTGATAGTAACCTATTTTAGGTTAGGGTCACTGTCCGAGACCAAATGttcaaaatggagttcagtgttgcaattGGGGCAACTGTTTAGAAAGTTATATGAAATTTATTAAGGAGAAAACTTACAAAACTAACACACATGTGATTACAATGTTTGAACGCTGTAAAGATTGGTTCAATGTATAAGAGATAATGGACCATTGCGAACATTTGATCTCCATATGTAGTACATGTTGTCAGCCCGGACACAATGGTAAAAAATATCTCAATATTGGAGAAAGCTCTAGAACATATGCTTTTgatatataatttattttatggAACCATTTACTTTTATATTGAATACAACATTCATTTTATATTGATTACAAATTTCTGTTACAACAAAACGAACACAAGCATACATTAAACAACAACAggaaaaacaaataaaatgacTAAACACAACAACATATCTAGGAGATTACAACCATTATGACAATATCATCTAaactaggggtggcaaacgggcatgcccgccccgtttaggcccgccccgcaaaagcccgcaaaaaaacggggcggggcggggcggtcatagttgaggatgtgggcctaaaacttagacccgccccgcaaaaaagtgagggcggggcggggaaagcccgcgggcactgcactctttaagcctaaaaatacaaaaattgatgtaaatacacgtgcccgcaaaagcccgcgaataaaacggggcggggcggggcggacacttttgagggtgagggcctaaatccttggcccggCCCGCCAAAAATGACGGGTAAAACGGGCATGGCCCGCGGGCCGggcccgttttgccacccctaatcTAAACTATGCATCATAATACGACAACCACGGTaaattttaactaactccaagACACGATGTTCTCCATCATTGTTGAACATGTAATAAGCCTTTTGATTCTTCTAATCTTTTCACTGTCTTCAATGTCTTCGTCTAACCAACAAATCAAACTTCTCTCAAGATACTCGAAAGTCTCAGTATTTCAAAGTTGGATCTTTATCGGAGACTTTCCTGACGAATAAAACAGATTTATATAACTTTCCGGACGAATAAAACAGATTCATATTTCTTTTAATATTACAGGACATTTTAAAGAAAAagacattttaaagaaaaaatggtgtaTTGTATAGTGTATATGCTTCAAAAGCTTGGAATGGAGGCTGAAAAAGTTCCTGAGTTGTGCAATTCATTATACAAGACTTATGGGACAACAATGGCTGCTCTTAGGGTACTATTTTGTTATATCTCAAAAAATTTAACGAACTTGTTTCTTGTCTTTTTGTCGGGCAATTGGTTATGACTTTGACTATAATGACTTTCATAGGTAATTTTTCATTGAATTTTTCTGccctttttattttttatattgGTATGAGAGAAATTAGCATATTGACATAATATTTTGTGTGTTGAATAGTTATGTTCATGGAAGATTGCCTTATAGTCTATTGAAACCGGACCGCGTTCTCAAAAGGATTTTGCAAAGCTTGCCTTGTAGGAAAGTGGTAAGTTTCTTTCATGTTTCTTGACAATGAAAGTTTGGAGCAAGTCTCTATTTGTTGTGTTTTCTCTTTTGCAGGGTTTTACGAATGCGGACACGGGACATGCGATAAGAGTGCTTAAAAGACTTGGGTTGGAGGACTGTTTTGAAAGAATTATAAGCTTTGATACTCTGAATTCCTTGGACGATATCAGACCTCCTGATGACAAAAACGACGAAGAAATTTTTGATTTCTGGAAGTACACACGCCGACCTGATTCTGATATGGTGCTTCCAAAGACACGGGTTATCTGCACACCCTTTGATAATGCATTTGAAGAGGTTTTCAAATTGGCTGACATTGACCCTCAAAGAACAGTAAGAGAAATATTTCTTCCCTCGTTAATACACATGAGAACACTTGCATTGTTCTTATTCTTTAGACATGTTATTGTGACAaacaatattttattttctttctaTTAGTTGCTCTCTTCAGTTGTTCTTCGATGACAGTATCCGCAATTTAATGACAGCGAAACCCGCAATTTAATGACAGCGAAACGTTTGGGCCTCCATACGGTTGCGGTAAGTAGTTCCACCCAGTTACTTATGACAAGTGGACAAATAGTATTTGCATTTTTTTTTAGCACTTCAATTTAAGTATTATAATTAGTGTTCCACTTTAGAGTTTTCCACATACATAGTTTGTATTTGATTTGTTTTCCACTTTTGAACATCAATTATTTTCCAAAGGAATGATATTTTGAAAGAAACAGTTTTATTTGGAGGATGATCTTGTATTTCGCTTTAACCCCTTTCCATCTATATCTATGAAGTGTCAATTGAAACAAGTGTCGGTTATCTTATGTTGTTCAATTTTTGGTCTTTTTTTAATGCAACGATGTACATAAAAATAACAGTGATATTGCAAAGACGAGGTTTGAAATAAAGGCATAGTAAATAGGAAACGATTATATTCATAATGTAACAACGAATATAGTAACTTCTAAAAGTTACTGTAAATTAAACTATCCTCTACTAATATCAATATCTGAAAAACAATCCAACAAGGATCAACCTATTAATGAATACTTCTTTCCTGTGAAAGCTTGAAATTCTTTGGTTTTTGTCTTCTTCTTAGGTGACTCTTGACTTTCATATTTTAGAGAAACATTAGCTGCATTTCCTTTTGACCCAAAAACAAGCTTTCCAGAAGAACTCTTGGTCTTATTTTCAGTTTGTTGTTGCTGCTGCTTTAGAATTGGAGTCGAACTTGGTTCAACTGACTGTGTTGCCGGTTTTCCATCCAAACGCCGTCCCGAATCACTGAACGGAATCACTTCAGGAGTCTTTGTTAAGGAATCACTATGAAAGGAAAACATGTATACCCAATTTGGTAAGGATACCGTCCCTTCGTCAGCTGTGAATTCTAAAACTCCGCAGTGAGTAGTTTTATCAGCAGAATGACTTCTCAGTTCAAATAACATTGGATATTCTATGTTCATACGTTGCAAGATTTTAACAAGAATATGAATATAAATTTAAGATAGGAAAAATATTCAAATCGTTGAAACTTGAGTTACGAATATAAAGTTACCGAGGCATTCTAGAGCCGAAGCATGCATGATAACCGAAAGAAAAGAGAATTTGCATTAGCTATTGAAATTATCACAATGATTGATGATTGATACAAAAGAATAAAATGTAACCAAGTAAGATGTTAGTGCACATACTTTTATCACCACATTTCAGAATTGGTTGCAAAAAATCAGAAAAGAAAGAATCAGTATTATTGAATATTTTACAAAGATGATCTATGCTTATATTTGAAAACCATCTGATGACATACCCTATCGAGAGATGAGACCGAAAAACAACGGTAAGAATGCTCAAAATTTGCATTCTGCCGCAGATTCCTCCTATGTCCATAAAAAATCTCATTGCACGGATGATCATTCTGCTGTAGATTCCTTGTATGCCCATAAAAAAACCCCATTGCACTGATGATCATTCTGCCGCAGATTCCTCGTATGCCCATAAAAAACCCCATTGCACTGATGATCATTCTGCTGCAGATTCCTCCTATGCCCATAAAAAACCTCATTCCACTGATGATCTAGATGATCATTCTGCTGCAGATTCCTCTCATACTCATGAATATCCTCATTCAACCAATTTAGATGCTCATTCCGCCGCAGATTCCTCCTATGTCCATAAAAAACCCCATTACGCTGATGATCATTCTGCCGCAGATTCCTCCTATGCCCATAAAAAACCCCATTCCACTGATGATCTAGATGATCATTCTGCTGAAGATTCCTCTCGTACTCATGAATATCCTCGTTCAACCGATATAGATGATTATTCTGCCGCAGATTCCTCGTATGCCCGTAAAAAACCTCATTGCGCTGATGATCATTCTGCTGCAGATTCCTCCTATGCCCATAAAAAACTCCATTCCACTGATGATCTAGATGATCATTCTGCTGCAGATGCCTCTCATACTCATGAATATCCTCGTTCAACCGATTTAGATGATCATTCTGCTGCAGATTTCTCGGATACCGATGAATATCCTCAGCTAACTGATCTAGATCCTCATAAAAATCCTCATCCGATTGATCATCATCATATTCATATGAGTGATTACTTATTAGATCTTCAGACAAATTATTTTCAGGTGAAACATTATTCACCTCTTGCAAATCCTCATTCAACTGATTTTCATCATAATTCTACAAGAAAAAAACAGATAATGCAAGCACATTAATAACCATAATAAGCAACAAAGAACTGAGCACTAACATATATATTCTGAATCAAGAACATACAAACTTTAAAACAAAAAAGACAAATAGCATACCATATTGAGCTGAGAATAGATGATAATCGATTAACTGCAAAAGGAAAACAAAAACAATTATAAGCAACATAAAATAACTAGCAATAATCAAGTTTCATATATAGAACATTATCATCGCACTAACCTTGGAATTAGAAAAAACCAACTAGTATTGTTAAGCGAAGAAAGTCCACTGCTTTGAAGAAAATTTCTAGTTTCAGAAACAAATAATGGTTTGAGAATAAGGTTTTAACTAGTTTATATAATGGCACGTGAGAGGTTCAAAGGAATCCTAATTTTATGCCTTAAAATTGTTAAATTTGTTATTCTTAGATTTATCTTATTTATTCATGGATTTAATTTACTTTTTTAGATTTATTAAATAACTAATGTATCTGATATAATAATAGGTCATATacatttattatttaataaatttaaaaaataaattataaattataaataGAATTAAAGagaatattaaaaataaatttaagaaaagaagtgatatattaataatataaataattttataCCATTAATGTGTATACCACCAagtttaaaattttaaattatt from Lathyrus oleraceus cultivar Zhongwan6 chromosome 7, CAAS_Psat_ZW6_1.0, whole genome shotgun sequence encodes the following:
- the LOC127104363 gene encoding uncharacterized protein C24B11.05; this translates as MVYCIVYMLQKLGMEAEKVPELCNSLYKTYGTTMAALRLSFCRAIGYDFDYNDFHSYVHGRLPYSLLKPDRVLKRILQSLPCRKVGFTNADTGHAIRVLKRLGLEDCFERIISFDTLNSLDDIRPPDDKNDEEIFDFWKYTRRPDSDMVLPKTRVICTPFDNAFEEVFKLADIDPQRTVREIFLPSLIHMRTLALFLFFRHVIVTNNILFSFY
- the LOC127105058 gene encoding uncharacterized protein LOC127105058; the encoded protein is MNYDENQLNEDLQEVNNVSPENNLSEDLISNHSYEYDDDQSDEDFYEDLDQLAEDIHRYPRNLQQNDHLNRLNEDIHEYERHLQQNDHLDHQWNGVFYGHRRNLQQNDHQRNEVFYGHTRNLRQNNHLYRLNEDIHEYERNLQQNDHLDHQWNGVFYGHRRNLRQNDHQRNGVFYGHRRNLRRNEHLNWLNEDIHEYERNLQQNDHLDHQWNEVFYGHRRNLQQNDHQCNGVFYGHTRNLRQNDHQCNGVFLWAYKESTAE